GATGGTTGAACACACGCCGAGCTATATTGCGGCGTCGGCAATGATGGACAACCGCGCAAACGCGATTTTCTTCGTGGGCTATTCCGACCCCGACACGCCCGCAGCGCGCCTCCAAAAAACGGCTTACGGCGACCAGTTTTCGTTCGGAGATCTATTCTATGTTGGCAATGTCAACTGCCGCGTCGACAAGTTCGACCTCACTTCGCACGCCGACAGGGAGGAGATTTTCGAGTTCATTATGGAGAAAGACCCGCGCTGCGTTGTGCTCACCCACGGCAGCATGGAGTCGCGCGAGTGGTTCATGGACGAAATTCTCGACCGTTCACCCAAAACCGCTGTGATAATCCCCGAACCGTCGGAATCGATAGAGTTGTAGCCAGTTGCGAAATTCCGCCGCCCCGAACCCGCGCTTTCGGGCGCGGAATAAATAGCCTAAATGCGCAAAAAATGAAGAAAAGAGCTTGACGCCGCGCAAAAAAACGCAATCATTCAAAACTTTAAATTTAAGCGGGCATAGTTTAGTGGTAAAACCCCAGTCTTCCAAACTGGTGATGTCGGTCCGATTCCGTCTGCCCGCACCATTTTTGTTCAACCTAAATTCAGGTAAATATCGTGAGTACTCCGCTTTTAATGTTAGGTTTGCCCAAGGGCAGTCTTGAAGAATCAACAATCGCGCTTTTCGGTAAAGCGGGTTGGAAAATCACAAAGAGCTCGCGTTCCTACAAGCCGTCGATTGACGACCCCGAACTCGACGGACGCTTCGTCCGCGCACAGGAAATCAGCCGCTATGTGGAACAGGGCTTCTTCGACTGCGGGCTTACGGGCTACGACTGGATTCTCGAAAACAACAGCGATGTCGTCGAAGTTTGCGACCTCATTTACAGCAAGGCGACGGCGTTGAAATCGCGCTGGGTTCTCTGCGTAAAGGAAGACTCGCCCATAAAGACAGTGAAAGACTTGGAGGGCAAGAGAATCGCGACGGAACTGATGAACGTCACCAAGAAGTACCTTGCCGACAACGGCGTAAACGCGGAAGTCGAATTCTCGTGGGGTGCGACGGAAGTCAAAGTGCCCGACTTGGTTGACGCAATCGCCGACATCACCGAAACCGGCTCGTCGCTCCGCGCAAACAACCTGCGCATTGTAGACACCATGCTTTACACAAATACCAAGCTCATCGCCAACAAGGCGGCTTGGGAAAACCCCGAAAAACGCGAAAAGATTGAGTCTATCGCAATGCTGTTGCAGTCGGCTCTCGACGCGGCGACAAAGGTCGGTCTTAAAATGAACCTGCCCAAGGCGAACCTCAGCAAGATTATCGCCGCTCTCCCCGCGCTCCGCAAACCGACGGTCTCGCAACTGTCCGACCCCGCATGGGTCGCCGTCGAAACGATTGTCGAGGAAAAAACCGTGCGCGAAATTGTCCCCACGCTCAAAGCGAACGGCGCGGAGGGCATTGTTGAGTATCCCCTCAACAAGGTGATACCATAAAAGGCTAAATTTTTGTTGTAAAAATCCGCATAGCGTTATTATATTAGTAGTACTATGAAAAAAACATTGTCATTTGCATTTGCGGCGGTCGCGCTCTTCGTGTGCGCCTGCACCACAAACGTTGTTGTAGACTCCGCCGCCCACCCCATGGGCACCTACGATAATATGACCGGCTCTTTCCACGGAAAGCTTTCGGGCAATATCAACACGGCGTTCAAGGCAACGAATATCGCGCTCGAACGCGACATGAAGCTTTTCCGCGTAGGGCAAATCCCCAAAGACAACGAATGGTACGTCTACGCCCGCGCGGAGCTTGACATTCAGATTGTCGTTTTCCTCAAACAGCTTCCGAACGACGAAGTTGACGTCAAAATCGAATACGGCGACGGCAACCTGATGAAGAGCCAGCAAATATTCAACGCAATCGCAAAGAATATGCGCGCGCTCGAACGCCGCTAATTCGGCGGGTTCGCCGGAATCTTTTTGAATTTTTCCATGCGCTCCGGCGGTTTCGCGGGGCGCATTTTTTATGCAAAGGCGGATTTCGCCGCAGGCGCGCCCCGCAGCGCGGCAATGGAAGGAATCGGCGCAGCCGGCGGACGGCTTCGACGGTTAGGGAAAGGCAGATTGCGCCGCAAAAATCGCGAATCGAAAGGGAAACTGAATGCACAAATTTTTGCCGTATTACGAGGAAATAAAACTGCTGGGGCATTTCGGCTGCGCGTTCGTCTCGGCGTATCTCGGAGGCGCCGCGCTGTGGTTTGCGTCTCTTGCGTCGAAATCCAAGCTGACATTCGAGAGAAGCTTTGCGTTCTCGCTCTTCGCGTCGGTCTGCGTGTGGATTGTGCCGTTCTACGCCGACGAGGAAAACTGCATTATTATAGCGGCGGCGATTTTGCTTGCGTGCCTGCCTATTTTAAAATTTCTATCCGATAGTAAATTCAAAACGGCGTCGATACTCTGGGCGGCATATACCGCCGCGCAGCTGGCGCAATTCGGACTTGTATATTATTCGCTAAACAAATGAAATTCGAAATTACAGATTTTATAGCGCGGCTCGTGAAATTCGAAAGCGTGTCCGCAGACTCTGCCCGCGCGGGACAGGTGGAGGCGTGCGCAAAGTTTTTGTCGGACTCGCTCGAAAGCTTCGGCTTCGAATCGACTCTGCACAAAACCGCGCTCCACCCGATTGTCTTCGCCGAACGTCCGTGCAAGTCGGGCGCGCCGAAACTGCGCATACTCTGCTACGGACACTACGACGTGCAACCCGTAGACCCCGTCGAAAAATGGAAAACGCCGCCCTTCGACGCAGTGATAAAAGACGGCAAAATCTGGGGGCGCGGCACCGCCGACAACAAAGGGCCGTTTTCGTGCCTCTTGGGCGGACTGCTCGCGTTCCTCGACAAACACCCCGACGCGCCCGTCGATTTCGGAATCATGCTCGAAGGCGAAGAGGAAATCGGCAGCCCCAGCATGGCGAAATTCATTTCCGACAACGCCGAACTTATCGGCGGCTACGACATGCTTCTGCTAAGCGACACCTCCGCAGCGTCGCACGACACCCCGATAATCACAATCGGGCTTCGCGGCACGGGCAGCTTCGACGCGGTTTTCAAAGGCCCACAAACCGACATTCATTCGGGCATGTTCGGCGGAATGGTCTACAATCCCGTTCAGGCTATGTTCGAAGTGTGCGCGTCGCTCCACGGCGCGGACGGGCTTGTAAACATCGACGGATTCTACGACGGCCTGGCGAAGCTCGACGACTGGGAAAAATCGGAAATCGCAAAAAATCCCTTCGGCGACGACTACGTTAAAAAACTGCTCGACGTGGACGCCCTCTACGCCCAGCGCGGACACACCCCCGCGGAGGCTGTGCGCGTTCTGCCGACCGTGGAATTTACGGGAGTCGGCGGCGGCTATCAGGGCGAAGGCTCGAAGTCGGTTATTCCGTCGGAGTGCTTCTGCAAAATTTCATGCCGAACGGTCGCGCCCCAAAAAACGGAGGAGGTCATGAAGCTCGTCCAGAAAACGATGGCGGAGCGCACGCCCAAGGGCGT
The Opitutia bacterium KCR 482 genome window above contains:
- the hisG gene encoding ATP phosphoribosyltransferase yields the protein MLGLPKGSLEESTIALFGKAGWKITKSSRSYKPSIDDPELDGRFVRAQEISRYVEQGFFDCGLTGYDWILENNSDVVEVCDLIYSKATALKSRWVLCVKEDSPIKTVKDLEGKRIATELMNVTKKYLADNGVNAEVEFSWGATEVKVPDLVDAIADITETGSSLRANNLRIVDTMLYTNTKLIANKAAWENPEKREKIESIAMLLQSALDAATKVGLKMNLPKANLSKIIAALPALRKPTVSQLSDPAWVAVETIVEEKTVREIVPTLKANGAEGIVEYPLNKVIP
- a CDS encoding DUF3568 family protein, which codes for MKKTLSFAFAAVALFVCACTTNVVVDSAAHPMGTYDNMTGSFHGKLSGNINTAFKATNIALERDMKLFRVGQIPKDNEWYVYARAELDIQIVVFLKQLPNDEVDVKIEYGDGNLMKSQQIFNAIAKNMRALERR
- a CDS encoding M20/M25/M40 family metallo-hydrolase, which gives rise to MKFEITDFIARLVKFESVSADSARAGQVEACAKFLSDSLESFGFESTLHKTALHPIVFAERPCKSGAPKLRILCYGHYDVQPVDPVEKWKTPPFDAVIKDGKIWGRGTADNKGPFSCLLGGLLAFLDKHPDAPVDFGIMLEGEEEIGSPSMAKFISDNAELIGGYDMLLLSDTSAASHDTPIITIGLRGTGSFDAVFKGPQTDIHSGMFGGMVYNPVQAMFEVCASLHGADGLVNIDGFYDGLAKLDDWEKSEIAKNPFGDDYVKKLLDVDALYAQRGHTPAEAVRVLPTVEFTGVGGGYQGEGSKSVIPSECFCKISCRTVAPQKTEEVMKLVQKTMAERTPKGVKISFVEYDSAGDAYFVNPKNCGCDARGKTMANAFAAVDKCSLAAFGKKPLYLREGASIPLISRIKRITGLDSIMFGLFTAEDNLHAPNEGFPLATIERAVKYYGMFFEEIAESANVKNG